The Bacteroidota bacterium genome has a segment encoding these proteins:
- a CDS encoding M28 family peptidase produces MIRHILVFTLIPAGLLQAQPAKFIQTDSAVRARIVSDLTILASDSFQGRESGTPGEKMAYEYIISQFRDIGLEPKGSDIGSYLQPFRHQDIKYCHVTNQLIIDSTQFMYMLDFGATCFSGNSAAKGKIMDIGYGISLPGTLFNDPSKIADLKGKIVLMNAGIPEEMINQDTKPEWINPVHRIRDIVAKGAAAVILWNRACPFYDSLFDFTRPDTLACPVIFVNSYAKWFINEHPGAEADIRVKIDRIPYIYNNVIGYIDNQAEKTIITGAHYDHIGINRRNDINNGADDNASGTAGIMELARYMMDHGNKEFNYLFIAFSGEEKGLFGSEYFCNHPTTDLNTVYFMLNFDMIGRLGCEGNVVTAMGVTSSPQWKQILSETGHKTFHLKKTKAAPAFSDHYAFLQKGIPIAYFTSGDHPEYHTPKDKSNLINYDGMVSIIRFSEDFIQNTQATGELAYHPVSGIANTMYTISFVLKMMVNALP; encoded by the coding sequence ATGATCAGACATATCCTGGTATTCACTCTTATACCTGCGGGTCTTTTGCAAGCGCAGCCTGCAAAATTTATTCAGACCGATAGCGCTGTCAGGGCAAGGATTGTCAGTGACCTGACTATACTTGCTTCCGACTCGTTTCAGGGCAGGGAATCGGGCACACCTGGTGAAAAAATGGCCTATGAGTATATCATCTCCCAGTTCCGCGATATCGGATTAGAGCCAAAAGGGAGCGACATCGGATCATACCTTCAGCCATTCCGGCATCAGGACATCAAATACTGTCATGTCACCAACCAGCTTATCATTGACAGCACACAGTTCATGTACATGCTTGACTTTGGTGCCACATGCTTTTCGGGAAACAGTGCGGCAAAAGGAAAAATTATGGATATCGGATATGGAATCAGCCTACCGGGCACATTATTCAATGATCCTTCCAAAATTGCTGACCTGAAAGGAAAAATTGTTCTGATGAATGCCGGGATTCCGGAAGAAATGATAAATCAGGACACAAAACCGGAATGGATAAATCCGGTGCACCGCATCAGGGACATTGTCGCCAAAGGTGCTGCAGCGGTCATTTTGTGGAACAGGGCATGTCCGTTCTATGACAGTCTCTTTGATTTCACCCGCCCCGACACTCTTGCATGCCCGGTGATTTTTGTGAACTCCTATGCAAAATGGTTCATTAATGAGCATCCGGGAGCAGAAGCCGATATCAGGGTAAAAATTGACCGGATACCATACATTTATAATAATGTCATCGGATATATCGATAATCAAGCTGAGAAGACCATCATTACCGGCGCTCATTATGACCACATTGGCATCAACCGCAGAAATGACATAAACAACGGGGCTGACGACAATGCCAGCGGCACTGCCGGTATAATGGAACTGGCCAGATATATGATGGATCATGGAAATAAAGAATTCAATTACCTTTTCATCGCTTTCTCAGGGGAAGAAAAAGGATTGTTTGGCTCTGAATACTTTTGTAATCATCCGACCACAGATTTAAACACCGTATATTTTATGCTGAATTTCGACATGATCGGGCGTTTAGGCTGCGAGGGCAATGTCGTGACAGCTATGGGTGTGACCAGTTCGCCACAATGGAAACAGATTCTATCGGAGACAGGTCATAAGACTTTTCACCTGAAGAAGACCAAAGCAGCACCGGCATTCTCCGACCATTATGCGTTTCTTCAGAAGGGTATTCCCATAGCCTATTTTACCTCAGGGGATCACCCTGAATATCACACTCCTAAAGATAAATCCAATCTCATCAATTATGACGGGATGGTATCGATCATCAGGTTTTCTGAAGATTTCATACAAAACACTCAAGCTACAGGCGAATTGGCTTACCATCCGGTATCCGGAATAGCCAATACGATGTATACCATCTCCTTTGTGCTGAAGATGATGGTGAATGCTCTTCCCTGA
- a CDS encoding aminoacyl-histidine dipeptidase: MGKILGQLKPEIVWSYFEELCQIPRASKKEEKIRAFLLDFAKKHHLESAADEAGNVLIRKPATPSRKNLKTVVLQSHMDMVCEKNSDSPHDFDADPIVPYIDGDWVKAKDTTLGADDGIGIAAQMAILAAKDIEHGPIECLFTIDEESGLTGAFAIKPGFMDGKILLNLDSEDEGQLFIGCAGGMDTVATFSYKDKKAPKNAVAFKISVSGLKGGHSGDDIDKGLGNSNKILNRLLWNTYIKYKLQLAHFNGGNLRNAIPREAYAIVTLPAKRKTAMEAYMKKFAEEVKNEMSITEPDLAISSEEVVMPEKVINKKTQRRLLNALYACPHGVITMSRKMPGMVETSTNMASVKFNEKEHRIVIATSQRSDTHTAKVDIATMVESVFKLAGAKVEHTTGYPGWTPNPKSAILHISVKAYKHLFGKEPVVRSIHAGLECGLILEKYPDMDMVSFGPTLRGVHSPDERIEIGTVQMFWDLLIEILKRIPKA; the protein is encoded by the coding sequence ATGGGAAAAATATTAGGGCAACTTAAGCCGGAAATAGTGTGGAGCTATTTTGAAGAGCTTTGCCAGATACCGCGCGCTTCAAAGAAAGAAGAAAAAATAAGGGCTTTTCTTCTGGACTTTGCAAAGAAACATCATCTTGAATCAGCGGCTGATGAAGCCGGCAATGTACTCATCAGAAAGCCAGCCACACCCAGTCGAAAAAATCTGAAAACGGTGGTTTTACAAAGCCACATGGACATGGTGTGCGAAAAAAACAGTGACTCTCCGCATGATTTTGATGCAGATCCCATTGTGCCTTACATCGACGGGGACTGGGTGAAGGCAAAAGACACCACTCTTGGTGCCGATGACGGCATAGGAATCGCGGCCCAGATGGCTATACTTGCGGCAAAAGATATTGAACACGGTCCGATAGAGTGTTTGTTTACCATTGATGAGGAGTCAGGCCTGACAGGAGCTTTTGCCATCAAACCCGGTTTTATGGATGGGAAAATCTTATTGAACCTCGATTCGGAAGATGAAGGGCAGCTTTTCATCGGCTGTGCCGGCGGAATGGACACTGTTGCCACCTTTTCATATAAGGATAAAAAAGCACCCAAGAATGCCGTGGCCTTCAAAATATCGGTATCAGGCCTCAAGGGAGGCCATTCCGGTGATGATATCGATAAAGGGCTCGGGAACTCCAACAAAATCCTCAACAGGTTACTATGGAATACATATATTAAATATAAGTTGCAGCTTGCCCATTTCAACGGTGGTAACCTGCGGAATGCCATTCCCCGTGAGGCTTATGCCATAGTGACCCTGCCTGCCAAACGGAAGACCGCCATGGAGGCCTACATGAAAAAATTCGCTGAGGAAGTTAAAAATGAGATGTCGATCACCGAACCTGATCTGGCCATATCGTCAGAAGAGGTGGTCATGCCTGAAAAGGTCATCAATAAAAAGACACAGCGACGGCTGCTGAATGCCCTCTATGCCTGCCCGCACGGTGTGATAACCATGAGCCGGAAGATGCCCGGGATGGTTGAAACATCCACAAACATGGCATCGGTGAAATTCAATGAAAAAGAACACCGGATCGTCATAGCCACAAGCCAGCGTAGCGACACACATACCGCCAAAGTCGACATCGCCACCATGGTGGAAAGTGTCTTTAAACTGGCCGGTGCAAAGGTTGAACATACGACAGGCTATCCGGGATGGACGCCGAATCCCAAGTCAGCCATCTTGCATATCAGCGTTAAGGCATATAAACATCTCTTCGGCAAGGAGCCTGTTGTGCGTTCCATTCATGCCGGACTGGAGTGCGGCCTTATCCTCGAAAAATATCCTGATATGGACATGGTTTCGTTTGGTCCGACACTCCGGGGTGTACATTCACCCGATGAAAGGATCGAAATTGGCACGGTTCAGATGTTCTGGGACCTGCTGATCGAAATTCTAAAAAGGATACCAAAGGCATGA
- the rpe gene encoding ribulose-phosphate 3-epimerase: MSHLIASSLLSADFSNLRKDIELINGSEADWFHLDVMDGVFVPNISFGIPVIKAVQRLARKPLDAHLMIIDPDRYLKAFKEAGANIISVHYEACTHLHRTIQSLKALDVKAGVVLNPHTSIHLLEDIIADLDLVLVMSVNPGFGGQKFIENTYAKVSRLKDLMLSKHSKALIEVDGGVDLANAPLLVNAGADILVAGYTIFSSENPLKTIAALKKKR, translated from the coding sequence ATGTCGCACCTCATCGCCTCTTCACTGCTGTCGGCTGACTTTTCCAATCTCAGGAAAGACATTGAACTCATTAATGGTAGTGAAGCCGACTGGTTCCACCTGGATGTCATGGATGGCGTATTCGTTCCCAACATCTCCTTTGGCATACCGGTGATAAAAGCTGTGCAAAGGCTGGCGCGCAAACCCCTCGATGCACACCTGATGATCATTGATCCTGACAGGTATCTGAAAGCCTTTAAGGAAGCCGGGGCTAATATCATAAGCGTTCATTATGAAGCCTGCACTCACCTGCATCGCACTATTCAGAGTTTGAAAGCCCTTGATGTAAAAGCAGGCGTCGTCCTGAATCCCCATACCAGCATTCATTTACTGGAAGACATCATCGCTGACCTCGATTTGGTGCTGGTTATGTCGGTAAATCCAGGTTTCGGCGGACAGAAGTTCATCGAAAACACCTATGCGAAAGTATCACGGTTGAAAGACCTGATGCTCTCAAAACATTCCAAGGCACTGATAGAGGTGGATGGCGGCGTTGATCTGGCCAATGCACCGCTGCTCGTGAATGCCGGTGCTGACATCCTGGTGGCAGGCTATACCATCTTTTCTTCTGAAAATCCTCTCAAAACCATTGCAGCCCTGAAAAAAAAACGCTGA